The nucleotide sequence ctgtccgtatgaacgctATACTATATGGAACCATAAAAACTAGAAAGTTAAATTGGACATGCAGATTCTAGTGACGCCCACGATGTGCAATTTTTTAAACCCATTATATAGCCCACAAACCCATGTTGCCGCATCTACTCCAACGCCCACAAATCCACACTTTTCAAATCTGTTTagttttttcttcgttttattgtttgtcttgtcATTTTCtatcggtataccaaaaacacttcGACCAGGCCCCTCCCTACACCTACAAAACGACCAAAACGttcacttttaaacaatttttaagtttttcctcattttgttctccaatatctatcgatatcccagaaaaattatgaattttcgccttcgcattcacactagctgagtaaaggATATTTGATAGTCGGGGAATTCGGCTATagtattctctcttgtttttgtaTTGCAGAGCTGGTCACCAAAGTGCGGAAAAGATCCAAAAATCATTGACGTACCCAAGCATATAAAAAAGTTAATTCTAAACCATCACAACACATATCGCGATATTGTGGCCGGGGGTCAAATGCACAGGCTACCCATTGCAGCTCGTATGCTCAAGTTGAAGTGGGACCACGAATTGGCTCTTTTGGCTACAATCTTGGTAAAGCGATGCGATCTCCAACCCACAGACCACTGCATATCCACGGAAGAGTTCTCGTCTCCAAGCTACCATGCGGTATATAACAAGTTCAAGGCGAAGGAAGATACATTCCGGATAGTTCGATCTCAGCTGAACGCATGGTATGATCAGTACAAGCACGTTTCTTCATCCAGTCTAATTGATGGATTGTCCACAGCTAAGTAAGctttaattgtaattttagttttcatttaaatataaatatttaaataaataacatttatcGGTTTCAGGAAGGAGATTGGGCATTTCCTAAGGATGATCGTTGGCCCTAGTAACCGATTGGGCTGTGCCATAGCCAGTATCGAAAAAGGCGGATGGACCCATCAATGGCTAGCCTGTCTGTACAGCTGTTCACCCCAGAAGAACTCGCTTCTTTATGAGTATTCCGGAAAACCGGGAGTAT is from Drosophila melanogaster chromosome 3L and encodes:
- the CG34002 gene encoding uncharacterized protein yields the protein MWSGPCVATGLLLLFGLNLVFLLPETNYCHLKNCPADKKLPHIGCNNSGSWSPKCGKDPKIIDVPKHIKKLILNHHNTYRDIVAGGQMHRLPIAARMLKLKWDHELALLATILVKRCDLQPTDHCISTEEFSSPSYHAVYNKFKAKEDTFRIVRSQLNAWYDQYKHVSSSSLIDGLSTAKKEIGHFLRMIVGPSNRLGCAIASIEKGGWTHQWLACLYSCSPQKNSLLYEYSGKPGVYCTTGINGKFQNLCNDTEPVKDCMHSELFQTITANDTTSLIRSMLNRQTQPRTFGWLWNWGKKIWGWVKNAWNAIVGCGKGGGGGGGDGGGGGGGDDGGEGDDGGDGGGGGDY